From one Streptomyces sp. SCSIO 30461 genomic stretch:
- a CDS encoding SRPBCC family protein, which produces MPRRLNAVKLDFVESAPLRLVFTADVAATPSEVYRALAEDVEGWPGWFRSVAWAKPTREGAGRDVALRGGVRFQETIMASDPAVRYAYRIDETNLPGVRAMLEEWRLTPSGSGTRVRWTMAVDGPGPLRVGIRLAKPGVGHSFRDAVRRLERRLASEQAG; this is translated from the coding sequence ATGCCACGCAGGCTGAATGCCGTGAAGCTCGACTTCGTAGAGTCCGCTCCCCTGCGCCTCGTCTTCACCGCCGACGTCGCCGCCACTCCCTCCGAGGTCTACCGGGCGCTCGCCGAGGATGTCGAGGGGTGGCCGGGCTGGTTCAGGTCTGTCGCCTGGGCGAAGCCGACCCGGGAAGGCGCGGGCCGTGATGTCGCGCTGCGGGGCGGTGTCCGCTTCCAGGAGACCATCATGGCGTCGGACCCGGCGGTCCGGTACGCGTATCGGATCGACGAGACCAATCTGCCCGGTGTCCGGGCCATGTTGGAGGAATGGCGGCTCACGCCCTCCGGATCCGGGACGCGGGTCCGGTGGACGATGGCGGTCGACGGACCCGGGCCGCTGCGGGTCGGGATCCGGCTGGCGAAGCCGGGCGTGGGCCATTCGTTCCGGGACGCGGTGCGCAGGCTGGAGCGCCGCCTCGCTTCCGAGCAAGCGGGCTGA
- a CDS encoding ATP-binding protein — translation MISEASRHCRVELQALPARIGQVRRIVSAQLRYWHLDPLIDHAALGVTELLTNVHRHAQPDKLCAVELELLLNRLTISVHDHDPRLPTTGNPGDRLETTGRGLALIAALSESWGVRPKGEGGKAVWFTLPAPLPLAYRPTFADAVVCGASVATSLASDGVGGVSLDEPFAVVDAGHSPEPRTPAAVRAATSR, via the coding sequence GTGATCAGCGAGGCAAGCAGGCATTGCAGGGTGGAGCTCCAGGCTCTGCCGGCGCGGATCGGTCAGGTCCGCAGAATCGTGTCGGCGCAACTGCGCTACTGGCATCTCGATCCGCTGATCGACCATGCCGCGCTGGGCGTCACCGAATTGCTGACCAATGTGCACCGCCACGCCCAACCCGACAAACTCTGCGCCGTCGAGCTCGAGCTGCTGCTCAACAGGCTCACCATCTCGGTGCACGACCATGACCCCCGGCTTCCCACCACGGGCAACCCGGGCGATCGGCTCGAGACCACGGGCCGGGGGCTGGCCCTGATAGCGGCGCTGAGCGAGAGCTGGGGCGTGCGCCCCAAGGGCGAGGGCGGCAAGGCCGTGTGGTTCACGCTTCCCGCGCCGCTGCCCCTGGCGTACCGGCCGACGTTCGCCGATGCCGTGGTGTGCGGTGCGAGCGTGGCCACGTCCCTCGCGTCCGACGGGGTCGGCGGTGTCTCGCTGGACGAGCCCTTCGCGGTCGTCGACGCCGGGCACTCGCCCGAGCCGCGCACCCCCGCAGCAGTCCGGGCCGCAACCTCCCGCTGA
- a CDS encoding PLP-dependent cysteine synthase family protein codes for MSTYEAMATIDVDRSDPEYRAWLKDAVRKVQADANRSADTHLLRFPLPDDWGIDLYLKDESTHPTGSLKHRLARSLFLYGLCNGWIRPDRPVIEASSGSTAVSEAYFAKLVGVPFIAVMPRTTSAEKCRLIEFHGGQCHFVDDPRKVYEESAALAVQCGGHYMDQFTYAERATDWRGNNNIAESIYQQLRRERYPEPAWIVATAGTGGTSATIARYVHYMQYDTRVCVPDPENSCFFDGWTRGDALASSDCGSRIEGIGRPRMEPSFVPGAIDRMMKVPDAATVAAVRALERAIGRKAGGSTGTGLWSALKIVAEMLAAGRKGSVVTLICDPGDRYLDKYYSDEWLAGQGLDIAPYAEAIDRFLTTGAWPDRASAD; via the coding sequence ATGAGCACATACGAGGCGATGGCCACGATCGACGTGGACCGGAGCGACCCCGAGTACCGGGCGTGGCTGAAGGACGCCGTCCGGAAGGTGCAGGCCGATGCCAACAGATCGGCCGACACGCATCTGCTGCGGTTCCCGCTGCCGGATGACTGGGGCATCGACCTCTATCTCAAGGACGAGTCCACCCATCCCACCGGGAGCCTGAAGCACCGGCTCGCCCGCTCGCTGTTCCTGTACGGGCTGTGCAACGGCTGGATCCGGCCGGACCGACCTGTCATCGAGGCCTCCAGCGGTTCGACCGCCGTGTCGGAGGCCTACTTCGCGAAGCTGGTCGGCGTCCCCTTCATCGCGGTCATGCCGCGTACCACCAGCGCCGAGAAATGCCGTCTCATCGAATTCCACGGCGGACAGTGCCACTTCGTGGACGACCCGAGAAAGGTCTACGAGGAGTCGGCGGCGCTCGCGGTCCAGTGCGGCGGCCACTACATGGACCAGTTCACCTATGCCGAGCGTGCCACCGACTGGCGCGGAAACAACAACATCGCGGAGTCGATCTACCAGCAGTTGAGGCGGGAACGCTATCCGGAGCCCGCCTGGATCGTCGCCACCGCCGGCACGGGCGGCACGTCGGCGACCATCGCCCGTTACGTCCACTACATGCAGTACGACACCCGGGTCTGTGTGCCCGATCCGGAGAACTCCTGCTTCTTCGACGGCTGGACGAGGGGCGACGCGCTGGCGAGCAGCGACTGCGGCTCGCGTATCGAGGGCATCGGGCGCCCCCGAATGGAGCCGAGCTTCGTCCCCGGCGCCATCGACCGGATGATGAAGGTGCCGGACGCGGCCACGGTCGCTGCCGTCCGCGCCTTGGAACGGGCCATCGGACGCAAGGCCGGCGGCTCCACCGGCACCGGGCTGTGGAGCGCACTGAAGATCGTCGCGGAGATGCTCGCCGCAGGGCGCAAAGGCAGTGTGGTCACCCTGATCTGCGATCCCGGTGACCGCTACCTGGACAAGTACTACTCGGACGAATGGTTGGCCGGACAGGGCCTTGACATCGCCCCGTACGCCGAGGCGATCGACCGCTTCCTCACCACCGGTGCCTGGCCGGACCGAGCGTCAGCCGACTGA
- a CDS encoding ROK family protein, with translation MKGKVATTRTRLERGRNVLGPALELVHTGRAPTRAVLTAELGVTRATAGAVAAELEALGLIRVDSRPEAAGSQGRPSHRLSVDADGPVALAAQVHADGFRAALVGLGGTIVATAPGCVTVSADPAQVLGEVVAAGAELLRTGGRHCVGAGLAVPSAVAEPEGTALNPLHLAWSAGAPVRDIFAERVRAVGIDGPVFTGNDVNLAALAEHRHGAGRDARHLLCVATGHRGVGGALVLDGRLHTGSSGLALEVGHLTVNPEGRPCHCGSRGCLDVEADPLAFLTAAGRAAGPEVSLLQQSIDLLRTEYDDPSVRAAAEEIVDRLGLGLAGLVNILNPDRIILGGLHRELLDADPERLRAVVADRSLWGRSGGVPILPCTLDHDSLVGAAELAWQPVLDDPLSVLPARTS, from the coding sequence ATGAAGGGCAAGGTGGCGACCACGCGGACGAGACTGGAGAGAGGCCGCAACGTACTCGGCCCCGCGCTGGAACTGGTGCACACCGGCCGGGCGCCCACCCGCGCCGTGCTCACGGCCGAACTCGGTGTCACCCGCGCCACCGCCGGAGCCGTGGCTGCGGAACTCGAGGCACTCGGACTGATCCGCGTCGACTCCCGGCCCGAGGCGGCGGGGTCGCAGGGCCGCCCCTCACACCGCCTGTCGGTCGACGCCGACGGTCCCGTGGCGCTCGCGGCCCAGGTGCACGCGGATGGGTTTCGGGCCGCCCTCGTCGGACTCGGCGGCACGATCGTCGCCACCGCGCCGGGTTGCGTCACCGTCTCCGCCGATCCCGCCCAGGTGCTCGGCGAGGTCGTGGCGGCCGGAGCCGAACTCCTCCGCACCGGCGGGCGGCACTGCGTCGGAGCGGGGCTCGCCGTGCCGTCCGCGGTGGCCGAACCGGAAGGCACCGCCCTCAACCCGCTGCACCTGGCCTGGTCCGCCGGTGCACCGGTGCGGGACATCTTCGCCGAACGCGTCCGTGCCGTGGGTATCGACGGACCGGTCTTCACGGGCAACGACGTCAACCTCGCGGCGCTCGCCGAGCACCGACACGGTGCGGGCCGGGACGCCCGGCACCTGCTCTGCGTGGCCACCGGGCACCGCGGTGTCGGTGGCGCCCTGGTCCTCGACGGGCGGCTGCACACCGGGAGTTCCGGCCTGGCGCTGGAGGTCGGGCACCTCACCGTCAACCCCGAGGGGCGCCCCTGTCACTGCGGCAGCCGCGGATGCCTCGATGTCGAGGCCGACCCCCTCGCCTTCCTCACCGCAGCGGGTCGCGCGGCCGGTCCCGAGGTGTCGTTGCTGCAGCAGTCCATCGACCTGCTGCGCACGGAATATGACGACCCTTCGGTGCGGGCCGCCGCGGAGGAGATCGTCGACCGGCTCGGACTCGGACTGGCGGGCCTTGTCAACATCCTCAACCCCGACCGCATCATCCTCGGCGGTCTGCACCGAGAGCTGCTCGACGCCGACCCCGAACGGCTGCGTGCGGTCGTCGCGGACCGCAGTCTCTGGGGGCGCAGCGGCGGAGTGCCGATCCTGCCCTGCACCCTCGACCACGACAGCCTGGTGGGTGCGGCGGAACTGGCCTGGCAGCCCGTTCTGGACGATCCGCTCAGTGTGCTTCCGGCCCGCACGTCCTGA
- a CDS encoding DUF6332 family protein, whose translation MGRRTQAQRDAITVEIGYALISAFFAAAVVTGAVAGPALALDPPRSVAHALATAGLVLGAVVFVARVVHVLWRFPRAGGAGRQGRTGRADSGS comes from the coding sequence ATGGGCAGACGCACACAGGCGCAGCGGGACGCGATCACCGTGGAGATCGGGTACGCGTTGATCAGCGCGTTCTTCGCGGCGGCAGTGGTGACCGGAGCCGTGGCGGGCCCGGCTCTCGCGCTGGATCCACCGCGCTCCGTGGCACACGCACTCGCAACAGCGGGCCTCGTGCTCGGGGCCGTGGTGTTCGTGGCCCGCGTCGTGCACGTGCTGTGGCGCTTCCCCCGTGCGGGCGGCGCCGGGCGACAGGGCCGAACCGGACGCGCTGACTCCGGCTCATAG
- a CDS encoding geranylgeranyl reductase family protein — translation MSSENADAISGQGEPEQGAPVWDVVVVGAGPAGASAAYAAAVAGRRVLLLEKADLPRYKTCGGGIIGPSRDALPPGFELPLQDRVHAVTFSLNGKLSRTRRSRRMLFGLVNRPEFDAGLVEQAQKAGAELRTGATVSRVEQHGPAVPDRRTVAVVLADGETVLARAVVGADGSASRIGAHVGVKMGQVDLGLEMEIPVPASVAEDWAGRVLIDWGPLPGSYGWVFPKGEVLTVGVISARGDGAATKRYLDDFVARLGLSGFEPAVSSGHLTRCRVDDSPLSRGRVLVCGDAAGLLEPWTREGISFALRSGRLAGEWAVRLAEAGDGVDARRQALNYAFAIKAGLGVEMAVGRRMLAVFERRPGLLHAVISGFRPAWKAFADITRGSTSLAGIVRSRPMARRALEALDRVQPSGTGGEDRAGEVAGGTPGEPTPEGTAVQP, via the coding sequence GTGAGCAGCGAGAACGCAGACGCCATCAGCGGACAGGGTGAGCCGGAGCAGGGGGCTCCGGTATGGGACGTCGTCGTGGTCGGCGCCGGACCGGCCGGGGCATCGGCCGCATACGCCGCCGCGGTCGCCGGACGACGGGTGCTCCTGCTGGAGAAGGCGGACCTGCCCCGTTACAAGACCTGCGGCGGAGGCATCATCGGCCCGTCCAGGGATGCCCTGCCGCCCGGCTTCGAACTGCCGCTCCAGGACCGCGTGCACGCCGTCACGTTCTCGCTCAACGGAAAGCTCAGCCGCACCCGCCGCTCACGCCGGATGCTCTTCGGGCTCGTCAACCGCCCCGAGTTCGACGCCGGTCTGGTCGAGCAGGCGCAGAAGGCGGGCGCCGAGTTGCGCACCGGGGCCACGGTCTCCCGGGTCGAGCAGCACGGCCCGGCCGTACCCGACCGCCGCACCGTCGCGGTCGTACTCGCCGACGGCGAGACGGTCCTCGCCCGCGCCGTCGTCGGCGCGGACGGCAGCGCCAGCCGGATAGGGGCACATGTCGGGGTCAAGATGGGGCAGGTGGATCTCGGCCTGGAGATGGAGATCCCGGTGCCGGCGAGTGTCGCGGAGGACTGGGCGGGGCGGGTGCTCATCGACTGGGGTCCTCTGCCCGGGAGTTACGGCTGGGTGTTCCCCAAGGGCGAGGTGCTGACGGTGGGCGTGATCTCGGCCCGGGGCGACGGCGCGGCCACCAAGCGCTACCTGGACGACTTCGTCGCCCGGCTCGGGTTGTCCGGCTTCGAGCCCGCCGTCTCGTCCGGTCATCTCACCCGCTGCCGTGTCGACGACTCACCGCTGTCGCGAGGCCGGGTCCTGGTGTGCGGTGATGCGGCCGGTCTGCTGGAGCCGTGGACCCGGGAGGGCATCTCGTTCGCCCTGCGCTCGGGCCGGCTCGCGGGAGAGTGGGCGGTGCGGCTCGCGGAGGCGGGCGACGGGGTGGACGCCAGGCGCCAGGCGCTGAACTACGCCTTCGCCATCAAGGCGGGACTGGGCGTGGAGATGGCGGTCGGGCGGCGGATGCTCGCCGTCTTCGAGCGGCGCCCCGGACTGCTGCACGCGGTGATCAGTGGCTTCCGGCCCGCCTGGAAGGCATTCGCCGACATCACACGCGGATCGACCTCGCTGGCCGGCATCGTGCGATCCCGTCCCATGGCGCGGCGCGCGCTGGAAGCGCTGGACCGGGTGCAGCCGTCGGGTACGGGGGGCGAGGACCGCGCAGGTGAAGTGGCGGGCGGCACCCCCGGAGAGCCCACGCCTGAGGGGACGGCCGTCCAGCCCTGA
- a CDS encoding dipeptidase — protein MTENPIAETVAALMPRAKAELAELVAFQSVADPAVAPRSECEAAAAWVADALRSEGFQDVALLDTPDGSQSVYGLLPGPKGAPTVLLYAHYDVQPMLDEAAWVSPPFELTERDGRWYGRGAADCKGGFIMHLLALRALKANGGLPVSVKVIAEGSEEQGTGGLERYTEAHPELLRADAIVIGDTGNFRVGLPTVTATLRGMTMVRVRIDTLEGNLHSGQFGGAAPDALAALIRVLDSLRAEDGSTVIDGMDCDASWDGMQYPKADFRKDAKVLDGVGLIGGGTVADRIWARPAVTVIGVDCPPVAGATPSVPASARAQISLRVPPGQDAAEATKLLFAHIEKHTPWNARVSIEQVGQGQPFRADVNSPAYTSMAEAMRVAYPGEEMQSAGMGGSIPLCNTLAALYPEAEILLIGLSEPEAQIHAVNESVSPQELERLSVAEAHFLVNYARSKQG, from the coding sequence ATGACCGAGAATCCGATCGCCGAGACCGTCGCGGCCCTGATGCCCCGCGCCAAGGCGGAGCTGGCGGAGCTCGTCGCGTTCCAGTCGGTGGCGGACCCGGCTGTGGCCCCCCGGAGCGAGTGTGAGGCAGCCGCGGCCTGGGTGGCGGACGCGCTGCGGTCGGAAGGCTTCCAGGACGTGGCACTGCTCGACACCCCCGACGGCTCGCAGTCGGTGTACGGCCTGCTGCCCGGTCCGAAGGGTGCGCCGACGGTGCTGCTGTACGCGCACTACGACGTACAGCCGATGCTGGACGAGGCGGCGTGGGTGTCACCGCCGTTCGAGCTGACGGAGCGCGACGGCCGCTGGTACGGGCGCGGCGCCGCCGACTGCAAGGGCGGCTTCATCATGCATCTGCTGGCCTTGCGTGCGCTCAAGGCCAACGGCGGCCTACCCGTATCGGTCAAGGTGATCGCCGAGGGCTCGGAGGAACAGGGCACGGGCGGGCTGGAGCGTTACACCGAGGCGCACCCGGAACTGCTGCGCGCTGATGCGATCGTCATCGGCGACACGGGCAACTTCCGCGTCGGGCTGCCGACCGTGACCGCGACCCTGCGCGGGATGACGATGGTCCGCGTCCGGATCGACACCCTTGAGGGCAATCTCCACTCGGGCCAGTTCGGGGGTGCGGCACCGGACGCGCTGGCGGCACTGATCCGGGTACTGGACTCGCTGCGGGCCGAGGACGGTTCGACGGTCATCGACGGGATGGACTGCGACGCGTCCTGGGACGGCATGCAGTACCCGAAGGCGGACTTCCGCAAGGACGCGAAGGTCCTGGACGGAGTCGGCCTGATCGGCGGCGGTACGGTCGCCGACCGCATCTGGGCCCGTCCGGCCGTCACGGTGATCGGCGTCGACTGCCCGCCAGTGGCGGGTGCGACCCCATCGGTACCGGCGAGCGCCCGCGCGCAGATCAGCCTGCGGGTGCCGCCCGGTCAGGACGCGGCCGAGGCGACGAAGCTGCTGTTCGCGCACATCGAGAAGCACACGCCGTGGAACGCCCGGGTGAGCATCGAGCAGGTGGGGCAGGGCCAGCCGTTCCGTGCGGATGTGAACAGCCCGGCCTACACGTCCATGGCCGAGGCGATGCGGGTCGCCTACCCGGGCGAGGAGATGCAGTCGGCGGGGATGGGCGGCTCGATCCCGCTCTGCAACACGCTCGCCGCGCTCTACCCGGAGGCGGAGATCCTGCTGATCGGTCTGAGCGAGCCGGAAGCGCAGATCCACGCCGTGAACGAGAGCGTGTCACCACAGGAGCTGGAGCGGCTGTCGGTGGCCGAGGCGCACTTCCTGGTGAACTACGCGCGTTCGAAGCAGGGGTAG
- a CDS encoding SRPBCC family protein has product MALFRVVRTTSLPPAETWRRLTEWPAHAAHVPLTRVAVLTPGPPGTGTRFVARTGLGRWTFDDTMEIVRWQPPAPELSGRCRLEKRGRTVMGWAEIEVLTTPEGSRVVWEEELRLRGVPRALDPAVAGTARRLFGRVVDGLLTARQ; this is encoded by the coding sequence ATGGCTTTGTTCCGCGTCGTCCGTACGACGTCGCTCCCGCCGGCCGAGACCTGGCGGCGCCTGACCGAATGGCCCGCGCACGCCGCGCATGTGCCACTGACCCGCGTCGCGGTCCTGACCCCGGGTCCACCGGGCACCGGCACGCGCTTCGTCGCCCGCACCGGCCTGGGCCGCTGGACTTTCGACGACACGATGGAGATCGTGCGCTGGCAGCCGCCGGCCCCGGAGCTCTCTGGCCGTTGTCGCCTCGAGAAGCGCGGCCGGACGGTCATGGGCTGGGCGGAGATCGAGGTCCTGACGACACCGGAAGGGTCCCGGGTGGTCTGGGAAGAGGAGCTCCGGCTGCGGGGAGTACCGCGTGCCCTGGACCCGGCGGTGGCGGGTACGGCCCGCAGGCTGTTCGGCAGGGTGGTGGACGGCTTGCTGACGGCACGCCAGTAG
- a CDS encoding right-handed parallel beta-helix repeat-containing protein, with product MAQGTVQVTHTGTSRWRRRTGEYASLAAALEAAGDGDVLTVSPGTYRENLVVRCAVTLRGPDGSAAGSVRIAPSEGVPLTIRASATLRDLHVEGQDTAAPALLVEDGTPELADLRIVTRSAAGIEVRGAARPTVRRCTVDNPAGVGIAVLDGAGGVFEECEVVAAGQSGVTVHGGAHPRLERCQVHHASGAGMSVSGESTALEALGCEVYEIKGTGVQIASRATAHLTESTVHRTTADGVTLDTDAVLTLSDCDIHDIPENAVDLRSRSVLTLTRSTVRRFGRNGLSVWDPGTRVDANQCEIHDSTGDYPAVWVSDGATAVLDSCRVHDVPDALFVLDRGSRADVVDSDLSQVRNTAVSVSDGAAAQLDDCRIRDASTGAWFRDHGSGGTLSNCTIDKAQTGVIVTKGADPSIERCTVTSPAEAGFYVSAEGRGTFHGCRVTDSGGYGFHVTDGCRTVLSRCRTERCARGGYEFPGEGVTSEDCTSDTSGVRAAAPAPAVATAGAQAQRSPGLLLGEFTTPPSTAPVPEPAVSGDARSAPIRTPDDVLSALDGLVGLDSVKREVRTLTNMIEVGRRRQEAGLKAASVRRHLVFTGSPGTGKTTVARLYGEILASLGVLERGHLVEVSRVDLVGEHIGSTAIRTQEAFDRARGGVLFIDEAYALSPEDSGRDFGREAIDTLVKLMEDHRDAVVVIVAGYTAEMERFLTVNPGVASRFSRTITFSDYVPDELLRIVEQQAEEHEYRLADGTDEALLKYFTALPKGAAFGNGRTARQTFESMVERHAGRVAGLAEVSTDDLTLLVPDDLPELP from the coding sequence ATGGCACAGGGCACGGTCCAGGTGACGCACACCGGCACATCGCGGTGGCGGCGCCGCACGGGCGAGTACGCTTCCCTCGCCGCCGCCCTGGAGGCCGCCGGTGACGGCGACGTCCTCACCGTCTCCCCGGGTACCTACCGGGAGAACCTCGTGGTGCGGTGTGCCGTGACCCTGCGCGGGCCCGACGGATCCGCAGCCGGATCGGTGCGGATCGCGCCCTCCGAAGGGGTGCCGCTGACCATACGGGCCTCAGCGACCCTGCGGGACTTGCATGTCGAGGGCCAGGACACCGCGGCGCCCGCACTGCTGGTGGAGGACGGCACACCGGAGTTGGCGGATCTGCGGATCGTCACGCGCTCGGCGGCGGGAATCGAGGTGCGCGGCGCCGCCAGGCCGACCGTACGCCGTTGTACGGTCGACAACCCCGCGGGCGTGGGCATCGCCGTACTCGACGGCGCGGGTGGCGTGTTCGAGGAGTGCGAGGTCGTCGCGGCGGGGCAGTCCGGGGTCACCGTGCACGGCGGGGCTCATCCCCGGCTGGAACGCTGCCAGGTGCACCACGCGTCGGGGGCGGGGATGAGTGTCAGCGGGGAGTCTACGGCGCTGGAGGCGCTCGGCTGCGAGGTGTACGAGATCAAGGGCACCGGTGTGCAGATCGCCTCGCGCGCCACGGCGCATCTCACCGAGTCCACCGTGCACCGCACCACCGCCGACGGTGTCACCCTCGACACGGATGCGGTGCTCACCCTCTCCGACTGCGACATCCATGACATCCCCGAGAACGCAGTGGACCTGCGCTCGCGTTCGGTGCTCACACTCACCCGCTCGACCGTGCGGCGATTCGGGCGCAACGGCCTTTCGGTGTGGGATCCGGGGACCCGGGTGGACGCCAACCAGTGCGAGATCCACGACAGTACGGGCGACTACCCGGCCGTGTGGGTCAGTGACGGGGCCACCGCGGTGCTGGACTCCTGCCGAGTGCACGACGTGCCGGACGCGCTCTTCGTGCTCGACCGCGGTTCCCGGGCCGATGTGGTCGACAGCGATCTGTCGCAGGTACGGAACACGGCGGTTTCGGTCAGCGACGGGGCCGCGGCCCAACTCGACGACTGCCGTATCCGGGACGCGTCGACCGGAGCGTGGTTCCGCGACCACGGCAGCGGGGGCACGCTGAGCAACTGCACCATCGACAAGGCCCAGACGGGGGTGATCGTCACCAAGGGCGCCGATCCCTCGATCGAGCGCTGCACGGTGACCTCCCCGGCGGAGGCCGGTTTCTACGTGTCGGCGGAGGGCCGCGGAACCTTCCACGGCTGCCGGGTGACGGACAGTGGGGGCTACGGCTTCCATGTGACCGACGGCTGCCGCACAGTGCTGTCGCGCTGCCGCACCGAGCGCTGCGCGCGAGGGGGTTACGAATTCCCCGGGGAGGGTGTGACCTCCGAGGACTGCACCAGTGACACCAGCGGAGTGCGCGCGGCGGCTCCCGCCCCGGCGGTGGCGACCGCCGGGGCTCAGGCACAGCGCTCCCCCGGCCTGTTGCTGGGTGAGTTCACCACGCCACCCTCGACCGCGCCGGTACCGGAACCCGCCGTGTCCGGCGATGCGCGGTCGGCTCCGATCCGCACCCCGGACGATGTGCTGAGCGCGCTGGACGGCCTGGTCGGTCTGGACAGCGTCAAGCGGGAGGTCCGTACCCTCACCAACATGATCGAGGTGGGCCGGCGGCGCCAGGAGGCGGGGCTCAAGGCCGCGTCGGTGCGGCGCCATCTGGTCTTCACCGGCTCCCCGGGCACCGGCAAGACCACGGTGGCGCGGCTCTACGGCGAGATCCTCGCATCGCTGGGCGTACTGGAGCGGGGGCACCTTGTCGAGGTGTCCCGGGTGGATCTGGTCGGTGAGCACATCGGCTCGACGGCGATACGTACCCAGGAGGCGTTCGACCGGGCACGGGGCGGGGTGCTGTTCATCGATGAGGCGTACGCGCTGTCGCCGGAGGACTCCGGGCGGGACTTCGGGCGGGAGGCCATAGACACCCTGGTGAAGTTGATGGAGGACCACCGGGACGCCGTGGTCGTCATCGTCGCCGGGTACACAGCAGAGATGGAGCGCTTCCTGACCGTCAACCCGGGTGTGGCGTCGCGCTTCTCACGAACCATCACCTTCAGCGACTACGTGCCCGACGAGTTGCTGCGGATCGTGGAACAGCAGGCCGAGGAACACGAGTACCGCCTGGCGGACGGCACTGACGAGGCCCTGCTGAAGTACTTCACGGCGCTGCCGAAGGGCGCCGCGTTCGGCAACGGCCGTACCGCGCGCCAGACCTTCGAGTCCATGGTGGAACGGCATGCGGGGCGGGTCGCCGGACTCGCCGAGGTGAGCACCGACGATCTGACGCTGCTGGTGCCCGATGACCTGCCCGAGCTTCCCTGA
- a CDS encoding MFS transporter — MPLLNKPRTAAPRNHGDDFAPRSLTRLRIALTLFFALDGFLFAGWVVRIPAIKEQTGASASTLGLALLGVSAGAVVTMTLTGRLCERFGTRPMTMVAGALLSLSIALPAQTHSALSLGLVLLLFGAAYGGINVAMNSAAVELVAVLRRPVMPSFHAAFSLGGMVGAGLGGLVAAGLSPALHLFALAAIGLLVTAVAGSMLLRHRLPTPPADAATATTTRTPPSTSGRAARDSGHTRRLVLLFGVIALCTAYGEGALADWGALHLEQDLHAHPGIAAAGYSLFALTMTVGRLTGTTLLERLGQTKVLAAGGATAAAGMLIGALAPTAWLALAGFAITGLGLANIFPVAVGRAGALAGPSGVATASTLGYGGMLLGPPVIGFLADWFSLPVALTTVAALAATAGVIGISARRSAPANPASPEDRWKRPAVT; from the coding sequence GTGCCGCTACTAAACAAACCTCGGACGGCCGCCCCGCGGAACCACGGCGACGACTTCGCCCCTCGCTCCCTGACCCGTCTCCGTATCGCCCTGACTCTCTTCTTCGCTCTCGACGGCTTCCTGTTCGCGGGCTGGGTGGTCCGCATCCCCGCGATCAAGGAGCAGACCGGCGCCTCGGCGAGCACCCTGGGCCTGGCTCTGCTCGGGGTGTCCGCGGGAGCGGTGGTCACCATGACCCTGACCGGGCGCCTGTGCGAGCGTTTCGGCACGCGGCCCATGACGATGGTCGCGGGGGCACTCCTGTCGCTGAGCATCGCCCTGCCCGCGCAGACGCACTCGGCACTCTCCCTCGGCCTGGTACTGCTCCTGTTCGGCGCGGCCTACGGCGGCATCAACGTGGCGATGAACAGCGCCGCCGTCGAACTGGTGGCAGTGCTGCGGCGCCCGGTGATGCCCAGCTTCCATGCCGCCTTCAGCCTCGGTGGCATGGTCGGAGCAGGACTCGGCGGGCTGGTCGCCGCCGGCCTCTCCCCCGCGCTCCACCTCTTCGCGCTCGCCGCGATCGGTCTGCTGGTCACGGCCGTGGCCGGATCGATGCTGCTGCGCCACCGGCTGCCCACCCCTCCGGCCGACGCCGCAACGGCGACCACGACCCGCACGCCGCCATCCACGTCGGGCCGCGCCGCCCGCGACAGCGGCCATACCCGCCGACTCGTCCTGCTCTTCGGTGTGATCGCGCTGTGCACGGCGTACGGGGAAGGCGCGCTGGCCGACTGGGGAGCACTTCATCTGGAGCAGGACCTGCACGCGCACCCGGGCATCGCCGCCGCCGGTTATTCGCTCTTCGCACTCACCATGACCGTGGGCCGACTGACGGGCACCACCCTGCTGGAGCGGCTCGGCCAGACCAAGGTGCTCGCCGCCGGGGGCGCGACCGCCGCCGCGGGCATGCTCATCGGCGCACTGGCGCCCACCGCCTGGCTCGCGCTCGCGGGCTTCGCCATCACAGGCTTGGGTCTCGCGAACATCTTCCCGGTGGCCGTGGGACGCGCCGGCGCCCTGGCCGGACCCTCGGGTGTGGCCACCGCCTCCACTCTCGGCTACGGCGGAATGCTGCTCGGACCGCCGGTGATCGGCTTCCTCGCCGACTGGTTCTCACTTCCGGTGGCGCTCACGACGGTGGCGGCCCTCGCCGCCACCGCGGGCGTCATCGGAATCTCGGCACGCAGATCCGCCCCGGCGAACCCCGCTTCCCCGGAGGACCGCTGGAAGCGACCGGCGGTCACCTGA